The following proteins come from a genomic window of Larimichthys crocea isolate SSNF chromosome III, L_crocea_2.0, whole genome shotgun sequence:
- the hs3st1l1 gene encoding heparan sulfate (glucosamine) 3-O-sulfotransferase 1-like1, producing the protein MACFLASAFLLVLQTYAAPPELDQAGFGITLDSMDLDPGLPANASEDVPSSPPPGTSKRAPHSIIIGVRKGGTRALLEMLDIHPEVAAAATEVHFFDWDENYAKGFEWYRELMPYSYPHQITVEKTPGYFTSALAPERICAMNSSIKLLLILRDPAERVISDYTQVYFNRLENHKPVQAIENLLVRNGALNIRYKAIQRSLYDIHMRNWLRYFPLEQIHIVDGDALIRDPLPELQKVERFLNLPPRIVSTNFYFNQTKGFYCIRSDGRERCLHESKGRPHPAVNSTVLQQLRSYLQEHNRTFFRLVKRTFDWQ; encoded by the coding sequence ATGGCTTGTTTCCTGGCATCCGCCTTTCTTCTGGTTCTCCAGACATATGCTGCCCCTCCTGAGCTTGACCAGGCAGGATTTGGCATAACACTGGATTCCATGGACCTTGATCCTGGACTACCAGCCAATGCCTCTGAAGATGTGCCCTCATCTCCACCCCCAGGCACTAGTAAAAGAGCCCCGCACAGTATCATTATTGGGGTACGCAAGGGGGGCACGAGAGCACTGCTAGAGATGCTAGACATACACCCTGAGGTTGCTGCCGCTGCCACCGAGGTGCACTTCTTTGACTGGGACGAGAACTATGCCAAGGGCTTTGAGTGGTACCGTGAGTTGATGCCCTACTCTTACCCACACCAGATCACAGTGGAGAAAACTCCAGGTTACTTTACGTCAGCCCTCGCACCAGAACGCATCTGCGCCATGAACTCGTCCATAAAGCTGTTACTGATCTTGCGAGACCCGGCCGAGCGGGTCATTTCCGACTATACCCAGGTGTACTTCAACCGGCTGGAGAACCACAAGCCGGTGCAAGCCATTGAGAACCTGCTAGTGCGCAATGGAGCCCTGAATATCCGGTACAAGGCTATCCAGAGGAGCCTGTATGACATCCACATGCGCAATTGGCTGCGCTACTTCCCCCTGGAACAAATACACATTGTTGATGGAGATGCTCTCATTCGCGACCCCTTGCCAGAGCTACAGAAGGTGGAGCGCTTCCTCAACTTGCCCCCAAGGATAGTTTCCACCAACTTCTACTTCAACCAGACCAAGGGGTTCTACTGTATCCGAAGTGATGGTCGAGAACGGTGTCTGCATGAGTCTAAGGGACGTCCTCACCCAGCTGTGAACAGCAccgtcctgcagcagctccgcTCTTACCTGCAGGAACACAACCGAACCTTCTTCAGGCTGGTGAAGCGCACCTTCGACTGGCAATAA